One Tissierellales bacterium genomic window carries:
- the tsaE gene encoding tRNA (adenosine(37)-N6)-threonylcarbamoyltransferase complex ATPase subunit type 1 TsaE, whose protein sequence is MFEYKSFSPEDTAKLGKAIGESLSGGEVLCFSGDLGAGKTTLTKSIAEGMGIVDYITSPTFTIINEYDGEISLYHFDVYRLGDCDELYDIGYEDYIDSDGVCIIEWSNLVEDALPNDRLEIRLLRTGDMDERSIELEAKGQNYEKLIESIEGKL, encoded by the coding sequence ATGTTTGAATATAAGAGTTTTAGCCCAGAGGATACAGCTAAACTTGGGAAAGCTATAGGTGAAAGTTTGTCTGGCGGTGAGGTGCTTTGCTTTAGTGGAGATTTAGGGGCAGGAAAAACTACATTGACCAAGAGTATAGCAGAGGGAATGGGAATAGTTGATTATATAACAAGTCCTACATTTACTATAATAAATGAATATGATGGAGAAATCTCGCTATATCATTTCGATGTTTATAGATTGGGAGATTGTGATGAACTATATGACATAGGATATGAAGACTATATAGATAGCGATGGAGTTTGTATCATAGAGTGGTCAAATTTAGTGGAAGATGCACTTCCAAATGACCGTTTGGAGATTCGTCTTTTGAGAACCGGCGATATGGACGAGCGATCAATTGAACTTGAAGCAAAAGGACAAAATTACGAAAAGTTGATAGAAAGTATAGAAGGGAAGTTATAA